The Mycolicibacterium mageritense genome contains a region encoding:
- a CDS encoding 16S rRNA (uracil(1498)-N(3))-methyltransferase encodes MSAALFYVDALPGAGAAVVVDGDEGFHAANVRRIRVGEEIDLSDGAGALAHCVVEDTAKGRLSARVRERIAVAAPTPSVTVVQALPKSDRSELAVELATEAGADAFVAWQAARCVARWDGPKVDKGLRRWAAVARSAARQSRRPYVPVVDGVVTTAELVRRVADAVAGGAVVLALHESATVPMAELPVGQTDSVILIVGPEGGIADEEVAALTGAGARAVRLGPTVLRTSTAAAVALGALGVLTTRWAR; translated from the coding sequence GTGAGCGCGGCGCTTTTCTACGTCGACGCGCTGCCCGGCGCCGGTGCGGCTGTGGTGGTCGACGGCGACGAAGGCTTCCACGCGGCCAACGTCCGGCGCATCCGGGTCGGCGAGGAGATCGATCTGAGCGACGGTGCCGGCGCGCTCGCGCACTGCGTCGTCGAGGACACCGCAAAAGGCCGGTTGTCGGCGCGCGTGCGCGAGAGGATTGCCGTCGCCGCCCCTACGCCGTCGGTCACCGTGGTGCAGGCGCTGCCGAAGTCGGACCGTTCCGAGCTGGCGGTCGAGCTCGCGACCGAGGCCGGCGCCGACGCGTTCGTCGCCTGGCAGGCCGCCCGGTGCGTGGCGCGCTGGGACGGCCCGAAGGTCGACAAGGGCCTGCGGCGGTGGGCCGCGGTGGCCCGATCGGCCGCACGGCAGTCCCGTCGGCCCTACGTTCCCGTGGTCGACGGCGTGGTCACGACCGCGGAGCTGGTGCGTCGTGTCGCCGACGCGGTTGCGGGTGGGGCAGTCGTGCTGGCGCTGCATGAATCGGCCACCGTACCGATGGCGGAACTGCCTGTGGGGCAGACGGATTCGGTGATCCTGATCGTCGGGCCCGAAGGCGGCATCGCCGACGAGGAGGTCGCCGCCTTGACCGGTGCCGGCGCGCGGGCCGTGCGGCTCGGGCCCACGGTGCTGCGGACCTCGACTGCGGCCGCGGTCGCGCTGGGCGCACTCGGTGTGCTGACGACGCGCTGGGCCCGGTGA
- the dnaJ gene encoding molecular chaperone DnaJ — translation MARDYYGLLGVSKGASDSEIKRAYRRLARELHPDVNPDEEAQARFTEIQVAYEVLSDPEKRRIVDMGGDPMESVGGSPNGFGGFGGLGDVFEAFFGGGTTSRGPIGRVRPGADSLLRMRLDLEECATGVTKQVTVDTAVLCDLCHGKGTNGNSTPVTCDTCGGRGEIQTVQRSLLGQVMTARPCPVCGGVGEVIPDPCSRCGGDGRVRSRREISVKIPAGVGDGMRVRLAAQGEVGPGGGPAGDLYVEVHEKQHATFVRDGDDLHCTVSVPMVDAALGVTVPVEDILDGVVDITVPAGTQPGAVTTLRGHGMPHLRSGVRGDLHAHIDVVVPARLDHTDIELLRKLKENRARDTAEVRSTQASAATGGGLFSRLRETFTGR, via the coding sequence GTGGCACGCGATTATTACGGCCTGCTCGGAGTGAGCAAGGGTGCGAGTGATTCGGAGATCAAACGCGCCTATCGGCGATTGGCGCGTGAGCTGCATCCCGACGTCAACCCCGACGAAGAGGCTCAGGCCCGGTTCACCGAGATCCAGGTCGCCTACGAGGTGCTCAGCGATCCGGAGAAGCGGCGCATCGTCGACATGGGCGGCGATCCGATGGAGTCGGTCGGCGGTTCGCCGAACGGGTTCGGTGGGTTCGGCGGGCTCGGAGACGTCTTCGAGGCGTTCTTCGGCGGCGGCACCACGTCCCGCGGTCCGATCGGCCGCGTGCGGCCAGGTGCGGATTCGCTGCTGCGGATGCGGCTCGACCTGGAGGAATGCGCTACCGGTGTGACCAAGCAGGTGACGGTCGACACGGCCGTGCTCTGCGACCTATGCCACGGCAAGGGGACCAACGGCAACTCCACTCCGGTGACCTGCGACACGTGCGGCGGCCGCGGGGAGATCCAGACCGTGCAACGGTCCCTGCTCGGCCAGGTCATGACGGCCCGCCCCTGTCCCGTGTGCGGCGGCGTCGGCGAGGTCATCCCCGACCCGTGCAGCCGGTGCGGCGGCGACGGACGGGTGCGGTCGCGGCGCGAGATCAGCGTCAAGATCCCGGCCGGTGTCGGCGACGGCATGCGCGTGCGGCTGGCCGCGCAGGGCGAGGTCGGCCCGGGTGGCGGCCCCGCCGGCGATCTGTACGTCGAGGTACACGAGAAGCAGCACGCGACGTTCGTGCGTGACGGCGACGACCTGCACTGCACGGTTTCGGTCCCGATGGTCGACGCCGCACTCGGTGTCACCGTGCCCGTCGAGGACATCCTCGACGGCGTCGTCGACATCACCGTCCCCGCGGGTACCCAGCCCGGCGCCGTGACAACGCTGCGCGGGCACGGGATGCCGCACCTGCGGTCCGGCGTCCGCGGCGATCTGCATGCTCACATCGATGTCGTGGTGCCGGCGCGACTGGACCACACCGACATCGAACTGCTGCGCAAGCTCAAGGAGAACCGCGCCCGCGACACCGCCGAGGTGCGGTCGACGCAGGCGTCGGCCGCCACGGGCGGGGGCCTGTTCAGCCGGTTGCGCGAGACGTTCACCGGCCGCTGA
- the hrcA gene encoding heat-inducible transcriptional repressor HrcA: MGSADDRRFEVLRAIVADFVSTKEPIGSKTLVERHNLGVSSATVRNDMAVLEAEGYITQPHTSSGRVPTEKGYREFVDRIDNVKPLSASERSAILNFLETGVDLDDVLRRAVRLLAQLTRQVAIVQYPTLSTSTVRHLEVVALTPARLLLVVITDSGRVDQRIVELGDAIDEHELGKLRELLGQALEGKPLATASVAVSDLATHLNGGSGMSNALSNAVGRAATVLVETLVEHTEERLLLGGTANLTRNTADFGGSLRSVLEALEEQVVVLRLLAAQQEAGKVTVRIGHETEAEQMVGTSVVSTAYGSSGKVYGGMGVVGPTRMDYPGTIANVAAVALYIGEVLGSR, encoded by the coding sequence GTGGGTAGTGCCGACGACCGTCGCTTCGAGGTGCTGCGTGCCATCGTCGCCGACTTCGTCTCCACCAAAGAGCCCATCGGCTCCAAGACGCTGGTCGAGCGGCACAATCTCGGCGTTTCCAGCGCCACGGTCCGCAACGACATGGCCGTGTTGGAGGCCGAGGGCTACATCACCCAGCCCCACACCAGTTCGGGCCGGGTGCCCACGGAGAAGGGCTATCGCGAGTTCGTCGACCGCATCGACAACGTCAAACCGCTGTCGGCGTCGGAGCGCAGCGCGATCCTCAACTTCCTGGAGACCGGTGTCGACCTCGACGACGTGCTCCGCCGCGCGGTGCGGCTGCTGGCTCAGCTGACGCGGCAGGTGGCCATCGTGCAGTACCCGACCCTGTCCACGTCGACCGTGCGCCATCTCGAGGTGGTGGCGCTCACACCGGCGCGATTGCTGCTCGTGGTGATCACCGACTCGGGCCGGGTGGATCAACGCATCGTCGAACTCGGCGACGCGATCGACGAGCACGAGCTGGGCAAACTGCGTGAGCTGCTCGGCCAGGCACTCGAAGGCAAGCCGCTGGCAACGGCTTCGGTGGCGGTTTCGGATCTGGCCACGCATCTCAACGGCGGCAGCGGGATGTCGAACGCACTGAGCAATGCCGTCGGCCGAGCCGCCACGGTCCTGGTGGAGACTTTGGTGGAGCACACCGAGGAACGCCTGCTGCTGGGCGGGACCGCGAACCTGACCCGCAACACGGCCGACTTCGGCGGCTCGCTGCGATCGGTGCTCGAAGCCCTGGAGGAGCAGGTGGTGGTGCTGCGGCTGCTGGCGGCCCAGCAGGAGGCCGGCAAAGTCACGGTGCGCATCGGTCACGAGACCGAGGCCGAGCAGATGGTGGGCACGTCCGTGGTGAGCACCGCGTACGGCAGCTCGGGCAAGGTGTACGGCGGCATGGGTGTGGTGGGCCCCACCCGGATGGACTATCCGGGAACTATCGCTAATGTCGCTGCGGTTGCTCTCTACATAGGTGAAGTCTTAGGCAGCCGCTGA
- a CDS encoding type II toxin-antitoxin system VapB family antitoxin yields MIFKGVIEGKPYPEHGLTYRDWSRIPPRQLRLDELVTTTTVLALDRLLSEDSTFYGDLFPHAVKWRGDIYLEDGLHRAVRAALRNRTILHARLFDMDALSPQQA; encoded by the coding sequence ATGATCTTCAAAGGCGTCATCGAGGGCAAGCCCTATCCGGAACACGGACTCACCTACCGGGACTGGTCGCGTATCCCACCCCGGCAGCTGCGGCTCGACGAGCTGGTCACCACGACCACGGTGCTCGCCCTGGACCGGCTGCTCTCGGAGGATTCGACGTTCTACGGCGACCTGTTCCCGCACGCCGTGAAATGGCGGGGCGACATCTATCTGGAGGACGGGCTGCACCGTGCGGTCCGGGCGGCGCTGCGAAACCGCACGATCCTGCATGCCCGGCTGTTCGACATGGACGCACTGTCGCCCCAGCAGGCGTGA
- a CDS encoding MbtH family protein, giving the protein MSTNPFDDENGTFFVLVNAEDQHSLWPAFADVPADWRVVFGAATRAECVAYVEEHWTDLRPKSLRDAMAG; this is encoded by the coding sequence ATGAGCACCAATCCGTTCGATGACGAAAACGGCACGTTCTTCGTGCTCGTGAACGCCGAGGATCAGCACAGCCTGTGGCCCGCGTTCGCCGACGTGCCCGCCGATTGGCGAGTGGTGTTCGGAGCGGCCACCCGTGCCGAGTGCGTGGCCTATGTCGAGGAGCACTGGACGGACCTGCGTCCCAAGAGCCTTCGCGACGCGATGGCGGGGTAA
- the mbtG gene encoding NADPH-dependent L-lysine N(6)-monooxygenase MbtG, whose product MSTPTLAVIGAGPKGIAVAAKAAELRAMGVPAPDVVVVERAGVAANWQAVGGWTDGQHRLGTSPEKDVGFPYRSSLVPRRNAELDERMVRHSWQSYLIDIGHFAEWIDRGRPAPTHRRWSQYLNWVAENIGMTVVSGEVTEIGVDDDQDSWVLRTDESTVTADAVMVTGPGQAERAILPGNPRVLSIAQFWHRAAAKELISAERVAVVGGGETAATMLNELFRHRVSTITVISPQVTLFTRGEGFFENVLYSDPTHWSGLTLSERRDAMNRTDRGVFSARVQEALLADDRIRHLRGRVAHAVARDEKIRLTLQTERGSERLETVHGFDLVIDGSGADALWFVPLLAQDALDMLELGLGSPLTGDTLQESIGYDLAVTGVTPKLFLPGLAGLNQGPGFPNLSCLGLLSDRVLGADLGIGPTVTTDRSIRSTDEHQSVR is encoded by the coding sequence GTGAGTACCCCAACCCTGGCGGTCATCGGTGCCGGCCCCAAAGGCATCGCGGTGGCGGCCAAGGCTGCCGAACTGCGTGCGATGGGCGTACCCGCGCCTGACGTCGTCGTCGTCGAACGCGCGGGCGTCGCCGCCAACTGGCAGGCCGTCGGCGGCTGGACCGACGGGCAGCACCGGCTCGGTACGAGCCCTGAGAAGGACGTCGGCTTCCCGTACCGTTCGTCACTGGTGCCGCGCCGCAATGCCGAACTCGACGAACGCATGGTGCGGCACAGCTGGCAGTCGTACCTGATCGACATCGGCCACTTCGCCGAGTGGATCGACCGCGGCCGGCCGGCGCCGACCCATCGCCGGTGGAGTCAGTACCTGAACTGGGTCGCCGAGAACATCGGAATGACCGTGGTGTCCGGCGAGGTCACCGAGATCGGTGTCGACGACGACCAGGATTCGTGGGTGCTGCGCACCGACGAGTCCACCGTCACCGCCGACGCCGTCATGGTTACGGGACCGGGCCAGGCGGAACGGGCGATCCTGCCGGGCAACCCGCGCGTGCTGTCCATCGCGCAGTTCTGGCACCGGGCAGCCGCCAAGGAGCTGATCTCGGCCGAACGGGTGGCCGTGGTCGGTGGCGGCGAAACGGCCGCCACGATGCTCAATGAGCTTTTCCGCCACCGGGTTTCGACCATCACGGTGATCTCGCCGCAGGTCACCTTGTTCACTCGCGGTGAGGGCTTCTTCGAGAACGTGCTCTACTCCGATCCCACGCACTGGTCGGGTTTGACGCTCTCGGAGCGGCGCGACGCCATGAACCGCACCGACCGCGGGGTGTTCTCGGCCCGCGTCCAGGAGGCCCTGCTCGCCGACGACCGCATCCGTCACCTGCGCGGTCGGGTCGCGCATGCGGTCGCGCGTGACGAGAAGATCCGGCTGACGCTGCAAACCGAGCGGGGCAGCGAACGGCTGGAGACCGTGCACGGTTTCGACCTGGTGATCGACGGATCGGGCGCCGACGCGCTGTGGTTCGTGCCGCTGCTGGCCCAGGATGCGTTGGACATGCTGGAACTCGGGCTCGGGTCGCCGTTGACGGGGGACACCCTGCAGGAGTCGATCGGCTATGACCTCGCGGTCACCGGCGTGACGCCCAAGCTGTTCCTGCCCGGGCTCGCCGGGTTGAACCAGGGCCCGGGCTTTCCCAACCTGAGCTGCCTCGGACTGCTGTCCGACCGCGTACTGGGCGCCGACCTCGGAATCGGCCCGACCGTGACCACCGACCGTTCGATCAGGAGTACCGATGAGCACCAATCCGTTCGATGA